The segment GGTGTAACAGCGGCCCATTGCTGCGATCTGACGATCCCACTGAGTGGCGGTGCCGGAGTGGTCCTGTTGCTGCGAACCATCCTTCGCCGCAATCATCGCGCTAGCTGCGCAGTAGATCCCGTATACCAGGACATGATGGCAACGCGTGCCAAATCCTGGTCTCGTCCAACTTGGCTCATGGCTTTCAGAGCAGACAAATGGTGCAACGCCATCAACAGTTGCTCGAATACCGTGTTGGCAGCCGGCTCAGTCATGCTGCTGAAGCGCTGGAGATTTTTGCTGAGGTAGAAAGCTCGCATCGACGGCCCGGTGATGCCGTGGCGGCGTACTTGGATCCCTAAGGCATGCATCCAATTTACTGTGGACTGCAACGCAAATCGTGGCTCTGCAGTTCCCTCGTGTTCGGCCAGTGTGCCCGTGGCCCCAGGCTGACGCTTAGTCATCCGACGATAGAGAAATGGTTCCGAAGACGTCATGGATACCTCGATTGAGTTAGATACATATGGTTCATCGGCACTCCCATCGTTCGCTCGATCTGGATGAGCCCCCTGAAACATAGGACACCGATTCCCGCTTAGAATAAGGGATAGGTTTAAGGCTATGTTTATGACTAACACCAACAACAAGACAGACGTACTCGGACCCGAGCGCCGCCGCCGCTGGAGCATCGAGGAGAAGCAGGCCATTGTGGCCGAAAGCTTCATGCCCGGCCAGTCGGTTTCCCTCGTGGCCCGTCGTCATGGGCTCAATCCCAATCAGCTCTTCAAGTGGCGCAAACTTTATCAGGAGGGCAGTCTATCGGCGATTGTGTCAACGACAACCGAAATCTGACCCACCATTCCCTCACATCGACATTTCAACTCTGACCCACCCGGGTCTCATGGGGTGGTCGGTTTCTTGACCGCCCCGGCTTTACGTTTGTCTTTCAGTCGATAGCTTTCTCCGCTCATGCTGACGATGTGCGCGTGATGCAGCAACCGATCAAGCATGGCCGCGGTCAGCGTGGCATCGTCCGCAAAGGTCGTCGCCCATTGGCCGAACGGCAGGTTCGACGACAGGATCATCGAGCCTTTTTCATAGCGCTTGGCCACCACCTGGAAGAACAGGTTGGCCTCTTCCCGGCCAAAGGGGAGATAGCCGATTTCATCCACGATCAACAGGCTTGGCCCCATCACGGTACGATTGAAGTACTCTTTCAGCCGTCCCTGTCGTTGGGCCGCCCCCAGTTGGAGCATCAGATCGGCCGCCGAAATGAACTTCACCTTCAACCCCGCTTGCGTTGTGCGGATACCCATCGCCGTGGCCAAATGGGTTTTGCCAATGCCACTCGGACCGATCAAGACGATGTTCTCGGCTCGCTCCAGAAACGCCAGTCCCGCCAATTCCTGTATCTGCGATTTCGGGACACCACAGGCGAAACCAAAGTCAAATTCCTCCAAGGTTTTGATGGCGGGGAACCCCGCCATCCGCAACATGACTTCACGTGTACGTTCCTGGCGCAGTCGGGTCTCGCGTTCCAGCAGTCTTTCCAGGAAATCACTGTAGGGCAGCGCATCCCGCGCGGCGTCCTGCGCCACCGCCGGATACAGGGTGGCCATGGATTC is part of the Paludibacterium paludis genome and harbors:
- the istB gene encoding IS21-like element helper ATPase IstB codes for the protein MNLQQERIGHLCRQLKLESMATLYPAVAQDAARDALPYSDFLERLLERETRLRQERTREVMLRMAGFPAIKTLEEFDFGFACGVPKSQIQELAGLAFLERAENIVLIGPSGIGKTHLATAMGIRTTQAGLKVKFISAADLMLQLGAAQRQGRLKEYFNRTVMGPSLLIVDEIGYLPFGREEANLFFQVVAKRYEKGSMILSSNLPFGQWATTFADDATLTAAMLDRLLHHAHIVSMSGESYRLKDKRKAGAVKKPTTP